One Tenrec ecaudatus isolate mTenEca1 chromosome 12, mTenEca1.hap1, whole genome shotgun sequence DNA segment encodes these proteins:
- the DOC2A gene encoding double C2-like domain-containing protein alpha has protein sequence MRGRRGDRMTISIQEHMAINVCPGPIRPIRQISDYFPRRGPGPEGGGGGCGDAPAGLAPLALGPPVALLGATTPEDGAEVDSCDSDETTALGTLEFDLLYDQASCTLHCSILRAKGLKPMDFNGLADPYVKLHLLPGACKANKLKTKTQRNTLNPVWNEDLTYSGITDDDITHKVLRISVCDEDKLSHNEFIGEIRVPLRRLKPAQKKHFNICLERQAPLASPSSMSAALRGISCYLKELEQLEQGPGLLEERGRILLSLSYVSKRRGLLVGIVRCAHLAAMDVNGYSDPYVKTYLRPDVDKKSKHKTCVKKKTLNPEFNEEFFYDIDLPALATKTLEVTVWDYDIGKSNDFIGGVSLGPGARGEARKHWGDCLQQPDAVLERWHTLTSELPAAAGALPLA, from the exons ATGAGGGGCCGCAGGGGTGACCGCATGACCATCAGCATCCAGGAGCACATGGCTATCAACGTGTGCCCCGGGCCCATCAGGCCTATCCGGCAGATCTCGGACTACTTCCCCCGCCGGGGGCCTGGACctgaaggcgggggtgggggctgcggggatGCCCCAGCTGGTCTGGCCCCCCTGGCCCTTGGCCCCCCGGTGGCCCTACTTGGGGCCACCACACCTGAGGACGGAGCCGAGGTGGACAGCTGTGACTCAGATGAAACCA CCGCCTTGGGCACACTGGAGTTTGACCTTCTATacgaccaggcctcctgcaccctgcaCTGCAGTATCCTCAGGGCCAAG GGCCTCAAGCCCATGGACTTCAATGGCCTGGCCGACCCTTATGTCAAGCTGCACCTGCTGCCTGGAGCCTGCAAG GCTAATAAGCTCAAAACGAAGACGCAGAGGAACACGCTTAACCCAGTGTGGAATGAGGACCTGACGTACAGCGGGATCACGGATGACGATATCACCCACAAGGTGCTCAG GATCTCCGTCTGCGACGAGGACAAGCTGAGCCACAACGAGTTCATCGGGGAGATCCGCGTGCCGCTGCGGCGCCTCAAACCCGCCCAGAAGAAGCACTTCAACATCTGCCTGGAGCGCCAGGCCCCG CTGGCCTCGCCCTCGTCCATGTCGGCCGCACTGAGGGGCATCTCCTGCTACTTGAAGGAG CTGGAGCAACTGGAGCAGGGCCCTGGGCTGCTGGAAGAGAGAGGCCGTATCCTGCTGAGCCTCAGCTATGTCTCCAAGCGTCGGGGGCTGTTGGTGGGCATCGTGCGCTGTGCCCACCTGGCTGCCATGGACGTCAACGGCTACTCGGACCCCTATGTTAAGAC GTACCTGAGGCCAGATGTGGATAAGAAATCCAAGCATAAAACGTGTGTGAAGAAGAAGACCCTAAACCCCGAGTTTAACGAG GAGTTCTTCTACGACATAGACCTCCCTGCTCTGGCCACCAAGACCCTGGAGGTCACCGTGTGGGACTACGACATCGGGAAATCCAACGACTTCATCG GTGGCGTGTCCCTGGGGCCTGGTGCCCGCGGGGAGGCTCGGAAGCACTGGGGTGATTGTCTGCAGCAGCCGGACGCAGTCCTGGAGCGCTGGCACACCTTGACCAGCGAGCTGCCCGCTGCCGCCGGGGCCTTGCCCTTGGCCTGA